In Actinoplanes derwentensis, the following proteins share a genomic window:
- a CDS encoding cobalamin biosynthesis protein: MPPRWTADAAGLVAGYLLDAALGDPRRLHPVAGFGTTAGALERRVYRPHRRAGTLFTAIAVGAPALAGLAAARATRNHPAARFAVTTAATWTVLGGRTLRREARTMARHLDAGDLPSARGRLNHLCGRDPSTLDEPELARATVESVAENTSDAVVAPLLWGALLGPAGLLGYRAANTLDAMVGHRSERYARFGTPSARLDDALNLVPSRLTGLITIAVSPIAGGTPGETWRVWKRDRADHPSPNAGQCESAMAGALGVRLGGRNVYFGRSETRPFLGDGPRPSAKHLRRAARVSGAVGAVAVALAAAVAAARGVITAGRGGGGGGAGPEGPTTRPFSPRTRRSRFFVS, from the coding sequence GTGCCACCACGGTGGACCGCGGACGCGGCCGGACTCGTCGCCGGATACCTGCTCGACGCGGCGCTCGGCGACCCACGGCGCCTGCACCCGGTCGCCGGCTTCGGCACCACGGCCGGAGCCCTGGAACGCCGCGTCTACCGCCCCCACCGCCGAGCCGGAACACTCTTCACCGCCATCGCCGTCGGCGCGCCCGCACTCGCCGGGCTCGCCGCCGCCCGAGCCACCCGCAACCACCCCGCCGCCCGGTTCGCCGTCACCACGGCCGCCACCTGGACCGTTCTCGGCGGCCGGACCCTCCGCCGTGAGGCCCGCACCATGGCACGCCACCTCGACGCCGGAGACCTGCCCTCCGCCCGCGGCCGGCTCAACCACCTGTGCGGGCGCGACCCGTCCACCCTCGACGAACCCGAACTAGCCCGCGCCACCGTCGAATCCGTCGCCGAGAACACCTCCGACGCCGTCGTCGCACCCCTGCTCTGGGGAGCGCTCCTCGGACCCGCCGGACTACTCGGATACCGGGCCGCCAACACGCTCGACGCCATGGTCGGGCACCGCTCGGAGCGGTACGCGCGGTTCGGCACACCGTCGGCACGGCTCGACGACGCGCTCAACCTGGTGCCGTCCCGCCTCACCGGGCTGATCACCATCGCCGTGTCACCGATCGCCGGTGGCACGCCGGGGGAGACGTGGCGCGTCTGGAAACGGGACCGGGCCGACCACCCGTCACCCAACGCCGGCCAGTGCGAGTCGGCGATGGCCGGGGCGCTCGGGGTCCGGCTCGGCGGCCGCAACGTCTACTTCGGCCGCAGTGAGACCAGACCGTTCCTCGGCGACGGCCCCCGCCCGTCAGCGAAACACCTACGCCGGGCAGCACGGGTGTCCGGCGCGGTGGGCGCGGTCGCCGTGGCCCTGGCGGCTGCCGTGGCGGCGGCCCGAGGGGTGATCACAGCAGGACGAGGTGGCGGCGGGGGCGGGGCGGGGCCCGAAGGGCCGACCACGCGACCGTTCTCCCCGCGTACCCGCAGATCCCGCTTTTTTGTGTCATGA
- a CDS encoding single-stranded DNA-binding protein: MSTIRVRKIIVGDALSNPHRNDHPPQKERNTVFETNIAVVGNVLTAPEWRRTTTHNQLVANFRVASTARRFDRETNRWIDGDVLRIRVTAWRRLAEGVASSITVGDPVVVYGRIFTRDWIDDDNNNRVSYEMEALAVGHDLARGRTRLYRNKPVPQSTLEGPDSETVVRGEPTDALLDGEAPVRFGDGMPDEVAPTFLEVVAGIVDEAAETVAQPDPTSREPIAA; this comes from the coding sequence TTGTCCACAATCCGTGTTCGCAAGATCATCGTCGGTGACGCACTCTCGAACCCGCACCGCAACGACCACCCGCCCCAGAAGGAGCGAAACACCGTGTTCGAGACCAACATCGCCGTCGTCGGCAACGTCCTCACCGCACCCGAGTGGCGCCGCACCACCACCCACAACCAGCTCGTCGCCAACTTCCGGGTCGCTTCCACCGCCCGCCGCTTCGACCGCGAGACCAACCGCTGGATCGACGGCGACGTCCTCCGCATCCGCGTCACCGCCTGGCGCCGCCTCGCCGAAGGCGTCGCCTCCTCGATCACTGTCGGCGACCCCGTCGTCGTCTACGGCCGGATCTTCACCCGCGACTGGATCGACGACGACAACAACAACCGCGTCTCCTACGAGATGGAGGCACTCGCCGTCGGCCACGACCTCGCCCGTGGCCGCACCCGGCTCTACCGCAACAAGCCGGTGCCGCAGAGCACCCTCGAAGGACCCGACAGCGAGACCGTCGTCCGGGGCGAGCCCACCGACGCCCTCCTCGACGGCGAAGCCCCCGTCCGGTTCGGCGACGGCATGCCCGACGAGGTCGCACCCACCTTCCTCGAGGTCGTCGCCGGAATCGTCGACGAGGCCGCCGAGACCGTCGCCCAGCCCGACCCCACCAGCCGCGAGCCGATCGCCGCCTGA